One Brassica napus cultivar Da-Ae chromosome A5, Da-Ae, whole genome shotgun sequence DNA window includes the following coding sequences:
- the BNAA05G25870D gene encoding uncharacterized protein BNAA05G25870D isoform X1 — MLCGSLRNRIRNWLRDYVRLQSVVVILIYAQIGCAMIGSLGALYNGVLLINLAIALFALVAIESNSQSLGRTYAVLLFCAILLDISWLILFSSEIWNISSEMYKALYIFSVKLTMAMEIAGFVVRLSSSLLWFQIYRLGASIVDTSLPRRSDSDSQNSFVDPPCLGSQRSRDPDLRTSLLEPSTTAEHRSRSDDFLEDSINGPRSGEILEDSIDRPAFPPFNDGPAHQFPPFNDGPPYHFPSCDGGQNNLSSTKVTHVIKHHSAENIFGGSQLSAAEASRHKSPLSRSLESLDSSLHRFKH; from the exons ATGCTTTGTGGCTCGCTGCGAAATCGAATACGTAATTGGCTTCGCGACTATGTTAGGCTCCAATCCGTCGTCGTGATCCTTATCTACGCTCAG ATAGGATGCGCGATGATTGGTTCCCTAGGGGCGTTGTACAATGGAGTGCTGCTGATCAATTTGGCGATTGCGTTGTTTGCGCTTGTGGCAATCGAGAGCAATAGCCAGAGTCTTGGCCGCACCTATGCCGTTCTTCTTTTCTGCGCCATTCTTCTTGATATCTCATGGCTCATTCTCTTCTCCAGTGAGATTTG GAACATTTCATCTGAGATGTATAAAGCCCTTTACATCTTCTCTGTGAAACTCACTATGGCTATGGAAATCGCTGGGTTCGTTGTGAGGCTATCTTCCTCTCTGTTGTGGTTTCAGATTTATAGGCTGGGAGCTTCCATTGTAGACACTTCTCTTCCCCGTCGATCGGATTCAGATTCACAAAACAGCTTCGTAGATCCTCCTTGTTTAGGTAGCCAACGTTCACGTGATCCTGATCTACGAACTAGCCTGTTAGAGCCTTCTACTACAGCTGAGCATCGTTCACGTTCTGATGATTTTTTGGAAGACTCTATCAATGGACCACGTTCTGGTGAAATCTTGGAAGACTCTATCGACAGACCAGCCTTTCCTCCATTTAATGATGGACCAGCCCACCAGTTTCCTCCATTTAACGATGGACCACCCTACCACTTTCCTTCATGTGATGGTGGCCAAAACAATCTCTCTTCAACCAAGGTAACACAT GTGATTAAACATCATTCAGCTGAAAACATTTTCGGAGGATCCCAATTATCAGCCGCAGAAGCCTCTCGACATAAGTCTCCACTATCCAGATCCTTGGAGTCCCTTGATTCTAGTCTCCATCGATTCAAACATTAA
- the BNAA05G25870D gene encoding uncharacterized protein BNAA05G25870D isoform X2, protein MLCGSLRNRIRNWLRDYVRLQSVVVILIYAQIGCAMIGSLGALYNGVLLINLAIALFALVAIESNSQSLGRTYAVLLFCAILLDISWLILFSSEIWNISSEMYKALYIFSVKLTMAMEIAGFVVRLSSSLLWFQIYRLGASIVDTSLPRRSDSDSQNSFVDPPCLGSQRSRDPDLRTSLLEPSTTAEHRSRSDDFLEDSINGPRSGEILEDSIDRPAFPPFNDGPAHQFPPFNDGPPYHFPSCDGGQNNLSSTKVIKHHSAENIFGGSQLSAAEASRHKSPLSRSLESLDSSLHRFKH, encoded by the exons ATGCTTTGTGGCTCGCTGCGAAATCGAATACGTAATTGGCTTCGCGACTATGTTAGGCTCCAATCCGTCGTCGTGATCCTTATCTACGCTCAG ATAGGATGCGCGATGATTGGTTCCCTAGGGGCGTTGTACAATGGAGTGCTGCTGATCAATTTGGCGATTGCGTTGTTTGCGCTTGTGGCAATCGAGAGCAATAGCCAGAGTCTTGGCCGCACCTATGCCGTTCTTCTTTTCTGCGCCATTCTTCTTGATATCTCATGGCTCATTCTCTTCTCCAGTGAGATTTG GAACATTTCATCTGAGATGTATAAAGCCCTTTACATCTTCTCTGTGAAACTCACTATGGCTATGGAAATCGCTGGGTTCGTTGTGAGGCTATCTTCCTCTCTGTTGTGGTTTCAGATTTATAGGCTGGGAGCTTCCATTGTAGACACTTCTCTTCCCCGTCGATCGGATTCAGATTCACAAAACAGCTTCGTAGATCCTCCTTGTTTAGGTAGCCAACGTTCACGTGATCCTGATCTACGAACTAGCCTGTTAGAGCCTTCTACTACAGCTGAGCATCGTTCACGTTCTGATGATTTTTTGGAAGACTCTATCAATGGACCACGTTCTGGTGAAATCTTGGAAGACTCTATCGACAGACCAGCCTTTCCTCCATTTAATGATGGACCAGCCCACCAGTTTCCTCCATTTAACGATGGACCACCCTACCACTTTCCTTCATGTGATGGTGGCCAAAACAATCTCTCTTCAACCAAG GTGATTAAACATCATTCAGCTGAAAACATTTTCGGAGGATCCCAATTATCAGCCGCAGAAGCCTCTCGACATAAGTCTCCACTATCCAGATCCTTGGAGTCCCTTGATTCTAGTCTCCATCGATTCAAACATTAA
- the LOC106452270 gene encoding uncharacterized protein LOC106452270: protein MMKMQIGVLACLVALSAIEFGLASANTVPAFLWSPHLQRDNGEVDEAVNYQVMSAKDLVGSVFTQGGWSNFLCSEKKVEQAVDVALVFIGRELLSSDVSSKRNSDPALVNTLNNLFTASNFSLAFPYIAAPEEERMESLLLSGLKEACPHNVGVSNIVFSDSCFVEDGTIQKLSDLQSFKDHLLARRETRKEGETDLVVLCSEGSESISESGQSHSERESISELVSSVEQSGSKYAALYVSDPYWYTSYKTLQRFLAESATGNSTVGVSTTCDELCKFKSSLLEGILVGIVFLLILISGLCCMAGIDTPTRFETPQDS, encoded by the exons atgatgaagatgcaAATTGGTGTGCTGGCGTGTTTGGTGGCTCTCTCTGCGATTGAATTCGGATTGGCTTCTGCTAATACCGTTCCTGCTTTCCTCTGGTCTCCGCATCTCCA GCGTGATAATGGCGAAGTGGATGAGGCTGTGAATTATCAGGTGATGTCTGCGAAGGATCTTGTAGGTTCTGTTTTCACACAAGGAGGATGGTCAAACTTTCTG TGCTCGGAGAAGAAAGTTGAGCAAGCTGTTGACGTTGCACTTGTGTTCATCGGCAGAGAG CTACTGTCTTCTGATGTTTCTTCGAAAAGGAATTCGGATCCTGCCCTTGTTAACACATTGAAT AATCTGTTTACTGCTTCGAACTTCTCATTGGCATTCCCATATATTGCTGCGCCAGAGGAAGAAAGGATGGAGAGTTTGTTGCTTTCAGGGCTTAAAGAAGCTTGCCCTCACAATGTAGGAGTCAGCAATATTGTGTTCTCTGATTCTTGCTTTGTTGAAGATGGAACAATTCAGAAACTCTCAGACTTGCAGTCTTTCAAA GATCATTTGCTTGCTAGAAGAGAAACAAGGAAAGAAGGAGAAACTGACTTGGTTGTGCTCTGTTCTGAGGGTTCTGAATCAATTAGTGAATCCGGCCAGTCACATTCCGAGC GTGAAAGCATCTCCGAACTTGTTAGTTCTGTAGAACAATCTGGCAGTAAATATGCAGCTCTTTATGTTTCTGATCCTTACTGGTACACATCTTACAAAACTCTCCAAAGGTTTCTAGCTGAAAGTGCTACAGGTAATAGCACCGTTGGAGTTTCCACAACCTGTGATGAACTCTGCAAATTCAAGTCATCACTTTTGGAGGGCATACTAGTG GGAATCGtttttcttctcatcctcaTCAGTGGACTTTGTTGTATGGCGGGTATCGACACACCAACTAGATTCGAGACTCCTCAAGATTCTTGA